A region of Bacteroidota bacterium DNA encodes the following proteins:
- the pdxH gene encoding pyridoxamine 5'-phosphate oxidase: MNVADIRVDYTLKSFDESDLEKNPFGQFKLWFDEALKAEVMEPNAMTLATIGENDFPAARIVLLKGIEENGLVFFTNFESNKGAQLAKHNKAALVFFWPELQRQVRIVGHVAKIQDEQSDLYFNSRPLGSRIGAHASPQSKVIANRKLLEESVKKMEALFAKEPLLRPSNWGGYIVTPISFEFWQGRNSRLHDRFLFELISSNNWKVSRLAP; encoded by the coding sequence ATGAATGTAGCAGATATAAGAGTAGACTATACTTTAAAAAGTTTTGATGAAAGCGATTTAGAAAAAAATCCTTTTGGTCAGTTTAAGTTATGGTTTGATGAAGCATTGAAAGCAGAGGTAATGGAGCCTAATGCCATGACTTTAGCAACTATCGGAGAAAATGATTTTCCGGCCGCCAGAATTGTTTTATTAAAAGGAATTGAAGAAAATGGGTTGGTATTTTTTACCAATTTTGAAAGCAATAAAGGCGCTCAATTGGCCAAACACAACAAAGCTGCATTGGTGTTTTTCTGGCCCGAATTACAAAGACAGGTACGTATTGTTGGCCATGTGGCTAAAATACAGGATGAACAATCAGATTTATATTTTAACAGCCGCCCATTGGGAAGCAGGATAGGTGCACATGCTTCTCCACAGAGCAAAGTCATTGCCAACCGTAAATTACTGGAAGAAAGCGTAAAAAAAATGGAAGCCTTATTTGCCAAAGAACCTCTTTTACGCCCAAGCAATTGGGGTGGTTATATAGTAACACCTATCAGCTTTGAGTTTTGGCAAGGCCGTAACAGTCGTTTACACGACAGGTTTTTGTTTGAATTAATTTCCTCTAATAATTGGAAAGTAAGCAGGCTGGCTCCTTAA
- a CDS encoding 6-carboxytetrahydropterin synthase, translating into MVYITRRERFNAAHKLYNPNWTEQENEDFFGKCSNKYYHGHNFELFVTIKGIANPDTGMVMDLKQLKSLIKDEIVEKIDHRNLNEDVEFMKGILPSIENIIVEIWNILEPKIQNGKLHYIKLVETENNYVEYWGE; encoded by the coding sequence ATAGTTTATATAACTCGAAGAGAGCGTTTTAATGCCGCTCACAAGTTATACAATCCTAATTGGACAGAGCAGGAAAATGAAGATTTTTTTGGCAAATGTTCCAACAAATATTACCACGGACATAATTTTGAGTTATTTGTAACTATAAAAGGAATAGCCAACCCAGATACGGGTATGGTGATGGATTTAAAGCAACTGAAATCTTTGATCAAAGATGAAATAGTTGAGAAGATAGACCACCGTAATTTAAACGAAGATGTGGAGTTTATGAAAGGTATTTTACCCTCTATTGAAAACATCATAGTAGAGATATGGAATATTTTGGAGCCTAAAATTCAGAATGGTAAACTGCATTATATTAAGTTGGTGGAAACCGAAAATAACTACGTAGAATACTGGGGAGAATAG
- the fabD gene encoding ACP S-malonyltransferase, producing the protein MKNAYIFPGQGAQFVGMGKDLYESNPDAKALFDRANEIIGFNITDLMFSGTDEDLKQTRVTQPAVFLHSVIKALSAGESFKPDMVAGHSLGEFSALVANKVLTFDDALRLVYARAMAMQKACELQPSTMAAVLGLEDAKVEEICAGITDEVVVAANYNCPGQLVISGSIEGVNKACELLKAAGAKRALVLQVGGAFHSPLMEPARQELAAAIMNTQFSEPICPIYQNYVAKAVNNVEEIKSNLIAQLTAPVKWTQSVQAMVADGASTFYECGPGTVLQGLVKKIAKEANAQSI; encoded by the coding sequence ATGAAAAACGCATACATATTTCCGGGGCAAGGTGCGCAATTTGTGGGCATGGGTAAAGATTTATATGAATCAAACCCTGACGCAAAAGCACTATTTGACAGAGCAAATGAAATAATAGGATTTAACATTACTGATTTAATGTTTTCGGGTACTGATGAGGATTTAAAACAAACTAGGGTAACCCAACCTGCTGTATTTTTACATTCAGTTATTAAAGCATTGAGTGCTGGCGAAAGCTTTAAACCGGATATGGTTGCAGGCCACAGTTTAGGTGAGTTTTCTGCCTTAGTTGCCAATAAAGTTTTAACTTTTGATGATGCTTTGCGTTTGGTTTATGCACGTGCTATGGCTATGCAAAAAGCCTGTGAGTTGCAACCATCAACCATGGCAGCGGTATTGGGTTTAGAAGATGCTAAAGTAGAAGAAATTTGTGCAGGTATTACTGATGAAGTAGTAGTTGCAGCCAATTATAACTGCCCGGGCCAATTGGTTATTTCGGGTTCAATAGAAGGTGTAAACAAAGCCTGCGAATTATTAAAAGCTGCAGGTGCTAAACGTGCTTTGGTATTACAGGTTGGTGGAGCATTTCACTCTCCATTAATGGAACCTGCCCGCCAGGAATTAGCGGCAGCCATTATGAATACACAGTTTAGCGAGCCTATTTGCCCTATCTACCAAAATTATGTAGCCAAAGCGGTCAATAATGTAGAAGAAATAAAAAGCAATTTAATAGCTCAGTTAACAGCGCCTGTTAAATGGACTCAATCGGTACAAGCTATGGTGGCAGATGGTGCTAGTACCTTTTATGAGTGTGGTCCCGGAACTGTTTTACAAGGTTTGGTTAAAAAAATAGCTAAAGAAGCAAACGCACAAAGTATTTAA
- a CDS encoding N-acetyltransferase family protein, whose protein sequence is MLLRQANINDIRAITDIYNDAVINTVATFDIDIKSNNQMLAWLQAHDEKYCVIVCEVNNEIAGWASLTRYSDRIAYDRTAEFSIYFHPDYKGKKLSKPLMAACIQQGQQHGVKAILARITEGNQISIKLHEHFGFFMVGTMKQVGVKFNQVLDVHLMQLLVK, encoded by the coding sequence ATGTTACTACGCCAAGCCAATATTAACGACATCAGAGCCATTACGGATATATACAATGATGCAGTAATTAATACCGTTGCTACATTTGATATTGACATAAAAAGTAACAATCAAATGTTAGCATGGCTACAGGCACACGATGAAAAATATTGTGTAATAGTGTGTGAAGTAAACAATGAAATTGCAGGCTGGGCAAGTTTAACCCGTTACAGCGATAGAATTGCCTACGACAGAACAGCCGAGTTTAGTATTTATTTTCACCCCGATTATAAGGGCAAAAAACTAAGCAAACCCTTAATGGCTGCTTGCATACAACAAGGCCAGCAACATGGTGTAAAAGCCATATTAGCCCGCATTACCGAAGGCAATCAAATTAGTATAAAACTACACGAGCATTTTGGTTTTTTTATGGTAGGAACCATGAAACAAGTAGGTGTAAAATTTAATCAGGTATTGGATGTACACTTAATGCAGTTGTTAGTAAAATAA
- a CDS encoding hydroxymethylglutaryl-CoA lyase, with amino-acid sequence MAIKIIECPRDAMQGLHDFIPTATKIEYINQLLKVGFDTIDFGSFVSPKAIPQLVDTAEVLANLDLANTTSKLLAIVANVKGAETAVQHPEIKYIGFPFSISETFQQRNTNSSIAQSLETVKAIQALCVKNNKELVLYISMGFGNPYGDVWNTEIVEKWVQEMHALGIKIISLSDTIGIANPDSISYLFKHLIPAFPTIEFGAHLHTTPNTWQEKIDAAYQNGCKRFDGALKGFGGCPMASDKLTGNMPTENMFIRFNDLNEQTNINQDAFFNAMLLADKIFANAH; translated from the coding sequence ATGGCTATTAAAATAATTGAATGTCCGCGCGATGCCATGCAAGGCCTCCACGATTTTATTCCAACCGCTACCAAAATTGAATACATCAACCAACTGTTAAAAGTAGGCTTTGATACCATTGATTTTGGAAGCTTTGTATCGCCTAAAGCTATTCCCCAGCTGGTAGATACAGCAGAGGTTTTAGCCAATTTAGATTTAGCCAATACCACCAGTAAGCTGTTAGCCATTGTAGCCAATGTAAAAGGTGCAGAAACAGCAGTTCAACACCCGGAAATAAAATACATAGGCTTTCCATTTTCTATCAGCGAAACCTTTCAGCAACGCAATACCAACAGCAGCATAGCACAAAGCTTAGAAACCGTAAAAGCCATTCAGGCTTTATGTGTTAAAAACAATAAAGAATTGGTGCTATATATTTCTATGGGCTTTGGTAATCCTTATGGCGATGTGTGGAATACTGAAATAGTAGAAAAATGGGTACAGGAAATGCATGCGTTAGGCATTAAAATAATATCGTTAAGCGATACCATTGGTATTGCCAATCCAGACTCAATCAGTTATTTATTTAAACATTTAATACCTGCGTTTCCTACTATAGAGTTTGGTGCACACTTACACACCACACCAAATACTTGGCAGGAAAAAATAGATGCCGCTTACCAAAATGGATGCAAGCGTTTTGATGGTGCTTTAAAAGGTTTTGGAGGCTGCCCGATGGCCTCCGATAAACTAACTGGCAATATGCCTACGGAAAACATGTTTATTCGTTTTAACGACTTAAATGAGCAAACAAATATCAATCAAGATGCATTCTTTAATGCAATGTTACTAGCCGATAAAATATTTGCCAACGCACACTAA
- a CDS encoding YraN family protein, producing the protein MKNNNKVTGEIGEQLACDFLLNKGYEIVERNYTQLKTEIDIIAKYQNCLVIVEVKTRSSNFINPENAVSKSKQKTLTEAALLYQESKQLTCEMRFDIIAVVKSKTETEIMHFEDAFYPYTTY; encoded by the coding sequence ATGAAAAATAACAATAAAGTCACAGGTGAAATTGGAGAGCAATTAGCTTGTGACTTTTTGCTTAATAAGGGTTACGAAATAGTAGAACGCAACTATACACAGCTAAAAACAGAAATTGATATTATTGCCAAATACCAGAATTGTTTGGTAATAGTCGAAGTAAAAACAAGGAGCAGCAATTTTATAAACCCGGAAAATGCAGTTAGCAAAAGCAAACAAAAAACATTAACGGAGGCTGCGTTGTTATATCAAGAAAGCAAACAGTTAACTTGTGAAATGAGGTTTGACATTATTGCTGTTGTTAAATCGAAAACAGAAACAGAAATTATGCATTTTGAAGATGCATTTTATCCATATACAACCTATTAA